From one Verrucomicrobiota bacterium genomic stretch:
- a CDS encoding MBL fold metallo-hydrolase, with protein MFFEDLNPERDIGANCSYVRIGPFHFVIDSGMSPRETGLKALPNLDAITPYSLDFVIATHCHLDHIGSIPVLMRQQPQARLLVTPQSRELMPVLLENSHTVMKRQHKELGVKEYPLYTLDEINRLNEHYFEMKYGVPRIFRKGDEKIEIQFLDAGHVAGAAGVLIEYKHRKIFFTGDVLFRQQKILPGASWPKQKVDTLVMETTRGVTERTEEHKVYAEIEHLIATIHHTLQNGGSVLIPTFAFGRTQEILTILHDAVKAKQLSAKTPIVCSGLGLAIVDAFDEIAKKYPSLRFRKSVLKDLGVMSLNKIKYLKPGDVPDKPTIFVVSSGMMVENTPSYNIAACLLSDPKNSICFVGYCDPETPGGHLLASPSGSPFLFSALNYSTNVRANIERFDLSGHADREELLRAAIKLDPRAIVLTHGNDDSRNWFLDELTYLAPHISVLNPEVMTPYEV; from the coding sequence ATGTTTTTTGAAGATCTTAATCCCGAACGTGATATCGGCGCAAATTGTAGCTATGTCAGAATCGGGCCGTTCCATTTTGTTATCGATTCGGGGATGAGTCCTCGCGAGACGGGATTGAAGGCGCTCCCAAACCTCGACGCGATTACCCCTTACTCTTTAGACTTTGTCATTGCGACGCATTGCCACCTCGATCATATCGGGTCGATCCCCGTTTTAATGCGCCAACAGCCTCAGGCGCGCCTCCTTGTCACGCCCCAATCGCGCGAATTAATGCCGGTTTTGTTAGAAAACAGTCACACGGTGATGAAGCGGCAACACAAAGAGCTGGGCGTCAAAGAGTACCCGCTATATACGCTCGATGAAATCAACCGCCTGAACGAGCACTACTTTGAGATGAAGTACGGTGTTCCGCGCATCTTTCGTAAGGGCGATGAAAAAATCGAGATCCAGTTTCTAGACGCAGGGCATGTCGCTGGTGCCGCGGGCGTATTGATCGAGTACAAGCACCGCAAAATCTTCTTTACGGGCGATGTTCTATTCCGTCAACAAAAAATCTTACCAGGGGCTTCCTGGCCAAAGCAAAAAGTCGATACGCTGGTTATGGAAACAACCCGCGGTGTGACGGAGCGGACGGAAGAGCACAAAGTTTATGCCGAGATTGAGCACCTTATTGCGACGATCCACCATACGCTACAAAATGGGGGATCGGTCCTTATTCCAACGTTTGCATTTGGTCGGACTCAAGAGATTTTGACGATTCTACATGATGCGGTAAAGGCGAAGCAGCTCAGTGCCAAAACACCCATTGTTTGTTCGGGACTCGGGCTCGCGATTGTCGATGCATTTGACGAAATCGCCAAAAAATACCCCTCATTGCGCTTCCGGAAAAGCGTTTTGAAGGACCTCGGCGTTATGTCGCTCAACAAGATCAAATACCTCAAACCCGGAGATGTACCCGATAAGCCAACAATTTTTGTCGTCAGTAGCGGTATGATGGTGGAAAATACGCCTTCTTACAACATCGCGGCTTGTCTACTGAGTGATCCCAAAAATTCCATCTGTTTTGTCGGCTATTGCGATCCCGAAACCCCCGGGGGACACCTGTTAGCGTCGCCATCGGGAAGCCCTTTTCTCTTTTCCGCGCTCAACTACAGCACCAATGTCCGTGCAAATATTGAGCGTTTTGATCTTAGCGGTCACGCCGATCGCGAGGAACTTTTGAGGGCGGCGATTAAGCTCGATCCCCGAGCGATTGTTCTCACCCACGGCAATGATGATTCGCGTAACTGGTTCCTCGATGAGTTAACCTACCTCGCGCCGCACATCAGCGTCCTCAATCCCGAGGTCATGACGCCTTACGAGGTTTAA
- the xerD gene encoding site-specific tyrosine recombinase XerD — protein MLLSRAIERFFVCLELEKAAAKNTIDAYESDLRLLLAFTGDMGIAELSADRIRNWMGKMLESGYARASMARKLIAVHAFLRFCVHEQWIREDFAEGIFLPKPQQRLPETLNLQEIEAIFAVPDQNTPEGLRDYAMLELIYSSGLRISEACNLEIQNLNLEEHFIRVEGKGSKERSIPLGTRSIDALRRYLVQARPLLMKKTTGSALFLSRRGGPISRKTFWAKLKDYASRAGVMKNTKPHMLRHSFATHLLEHGADLRVIQEMLGHANIATTEIYTHVDQQRLLQQYEQFHPRAHLDIDD, from the coding sequence ATGTTGCTGTCCAGGGCAATCGAGCGCTTTTTTGTTTGTCTAGAGCTCGAAAAAGCGGCGGCTAAAAATACAATCGATGCGTATGAAAGCGATTTGCGGTTATTGCTAGCTTTTACGGGTGATATGGGGATCGCGGAGTTGTCCGCAGATCGTATTCGGAATTGGATGGGAAAGATGCTGGAGTCAGGATATGCTCGGGCAAGCATGGCGCGCAAGCTGATTGCCGTTCATGCATTTTTACGTTTTTGCGTCCATGAGCAATGGATTCGTGAGGACTTCGCAGAGGGTATTTTTCTTCCCAAACCGCAGCAACGTCTGCCGGAGACTCTAAATCTCCAAGAAATTGAAGCGATTTTCGCCGTACCGGATCAAAATACACCTGAGGGGCTCCGCGATTACGCAATGTTAGAGCTCATTTACAGCAGCGGTTTACGTATTTCTGAAGCCTGCAATCTAGAAATTCAAAATCTCAATCTTGAAGAGCACTTTATTCGCGTCGAAGGTAAAGGCAGTAAGGAGCGGTCGATTCCGTTAGGCACTCGGTCAATTGATGCGTTACGACGATATCTTGTTCAAGCACGGCCCTTGCTTATGAAAAAAACTACCGGAAGTGCACTCTTTTTAAGCCGTCGCGGTGGACCGATTTCTCGTAAAACATTTTGGGCTAAGCTCAAAGATTACGCTTCGCGTGCCGGGGTAATGAAAAATACAAAACCCCATATGCTACGCCATTCTTTTGCGACACATCTCTTAGAGCACGGGGCCGATCTACGTGTCATTCAGGAAATGCTGGGACATGCAAATATCGCGACGACCGAAATTTATACTCATGTAGATCAGCAGCGGTTGTTGCAACAGTATGAGCAATTTCATCCACGTGCACACCTCGATATTGATGATTAA
- a CDS encoding alpha/beta fold hydrolase, whose protein sequence is MRLPQKLQAIYPFKSHFIAMPDGNRIHYVDEGEGDVVFMIHGNPTWSFYYRDLIQKLKSTFRCIAIDHMGCGLSEKPQKYPYTLAQHIANARKVIETLSLKRFHFVMHDWGCAVGMALAERWPERVESLTIMNGAAFHSSRIPVRINFCRTPVLGDLLIRGLNAFVRGSNHMSTTKGLDALTAYGYRFPYNSWKNRVAIRKFVADIPLSTRHPSWNTLTEIENALFLLSQKRILLLWGERDFCFTEWFLKEWQSFFERAAVIRFEDCGHYVLEDAKEPALDAIYNFIVHARKPDVTLYRM, encoded by the coding sequence GTGAGATTACCGCAAAAGTTACAGGCGATTTATCCGTTTAAAAGCCACTTTATCGCGATGCCCGATGGCAACCGCATTCACTATGTAGATGAAGGTGAGGGCGACGTGGTTTTCATGATTCACGGTAACCCGACATGGTCCTTTTATTATCGCGATCTCATTCAGAAGCTGAAGTCGACGTTTCGTTGTATCGCAATCGATCATATGGGGTGTGGGCTTTCCGAGAAACCTCAAAAGTATCCCTACACGTTGGCGCAACATATTGCCAATGCGCGTAAGGTCATTGAGACGTTGTCGCTCAAACGCTTTCACTTTGTCATGCACGACTGGGGGTGTGCTGTCGGGATGGCGTTAGCCGAGCGTTGGCCGGAACGTGTCGAGAGCCTAACGATTATGAATGGAGCGGCCTTTCATTCCTCACGGATTCCCGTGCGTATCAATTTTTGTCGGACACCGGTTTTGGGCGATCTGCTCATCCGAGGCCTCAATGCCTTTGTCCGGGGATCGAATCATATGTCGACGACGAAGGGCCTTGATGCTCTTACCGCCTATGGCTATCGATTCCCTTACAATTCCTGGAAAAATCGGGTTGCGATTCGGAAGTTTGTCGCGGATATCCCCTTATCGACGCGGCATCCCTCATGGAATACATTGACGGAGATTGAAAATGCGCTTTTTCTTCTGAGCCAAAAGCGGATCCTACTCCTATGGGGTGAACGGGATTTCTGTTTTACGGAGTGGTTTTTAAAAGAATGGCAGAGTTTCTTCGAGCGTGCGGCGGTGATTCGATTTGAAGACTGTGGACATTATGTCTTGGAAGACGCCAAAGAGCCGGCACTTGATGCAATTTACAACTTCATTGTCCATGCGCGTAAGCCTGACGTGACGCTGTACCGGATGTAG
- a CDS encoding carboxy terminal-processing peptidase, with protein sequence MSGFVWAWGDGITPAEKAAESEEFVFKNPEFSSLEQTSTMRLETICMMKCLEEVHYDHRKLKTLDFKQVLTEYIERIDGSRMFFLQPEVDEFIKRFASSLDVFLNGGSLTPGFSIFELYRQKLASRIEWIFQKVQANDFELESRRSYIMDRDKEHFVATQSELEQLWKDRLNFEIVNEIILSEAAEAGRLRTAIELSQKPEERTLGRLLKYSFKTAERAKVLSLKTPRARPLQRPVVGTTSLLFKSYRSRIDPCCIKNLICFLHDDGTDVSLPMTLPEKIEAAKKEILRRYKSLLRNIACVEPWMVQERFLNSVAMTYDPHTVFMGRESMEDLRMSLHHSFVGIGAQLGDENGSCVVRELFPGGPAACSGEFQVGDKIVAVAQGDEPAVDVSGMLLTRITKLLRGKKGTTVRVTLQPTGDISARKVVTLVRAEVELDESRASAKFFNTEKGHKVGVIALPAFYGNSSGDDNQQSNSATDLVALINKLKAKEVQGIVLDLRENGGGFLEQSILVGGIFAQGPIVQVRGQYGNIERFSTQKTAGLGWDGPMVVLVSRMSASAAEILAGALKDLNRALIVGDQNTHGKGTVQVLLPMEQLFPKFKYKEDLGASAVTTQKWYLPSGQSTQIKGVASDIVFPSFDALLPIGEGDLPHAIAWDTIDRAEYTPGSQLTETTTAALREKSLHRQEDLSEFQVLKERIAMLQKVVDTKAYPESLTQRRQERKENELAQQVVDARIKELLKSNPSYEKILLDDAAEREKSGKPRVVAKKKSKHKKNDSIDTHLRESLRIMDDFLQLTETATAENI encoded by the coding sequence ATGAGCGGTTTCGTATGGGCTTGGGGTGACGGAATCACTCCCGCAGAAAAAGCCGCGGAATCCGAGGAGTTTGTCTTCAAAAACCCCGAGTTTTCATCCCTGGAACAGACTAGTACGATGCGTCTCGAAACCATCTGTATGATGAAATGCCTTGAGGAGGTTCACTACGACCACCGGAAACTCAAAACTCTTGATTTTAAACAGGTTTTAACGGAGTATATCGAACGGATTGACGGCTCGAGGATGTTTTTTTTACAACCCGAGGTTGATGAGTTTATCAAGCGCTTCGCCTCAAGTCTCGATGTTTTTTTGAATGGTGGAAGTTTAACTCCAGGATTTTCGATTTTTGAGCTCTACCGCCAGAAACTTGCTAGCCGCATCGAATGGATTTTTCAAAAAGTTCAGGCCAATGATTTTGAACTCGAAAGTCGTCGGAGCTACATCATGGATCGCGATAAAGAGCATTTTGTCGCGACGCAATCAGAGTTAGAGCAACTTTGGAAGGACCGGTTAAATTTTGAGATTGTTAACGAAATCATTCTTTCCGAAGCGGCAGAAGCGGGGCGGCTCCGTACGGCAATCGAACTATCACAAAAACCGGAAGAGCGCACACTGGGGCGTTTGTTGAAATATAGTTTCAAAACCGCGGAACGGGCTAAAGTTCTTTCTCTCAAGACTCCGCGTGCTCGGCCTTTACAGCGACCGGTTGTCGGCACTACATCACTTCTTTTTAAGTCCTATCGCTCGCGGATCGATCCCTGTTGTATTAAAAACCTGATCTGTTTTCTTCACGACGATGGTACCGATGTGTCTTTGCCGATGACGTTACCGGAAAAAATCGAAGCGGCGAAAAAAGAAATACTGCGGCGTTATAAGAGTTTGTTGCGCAATATTGCTTGTGTTGAGCCGTGGATGGTACAGGAACGGTTTTTGAATAGCGTTGCGATGACATACGATCCGCACACGGTCTTCATGGGGCGCGAATCGATGGAAGACCTTCGGATGTCGCTGCACCACTCGTTTGTCGGAATTGGTGCGCAGTTAGGGGATGAAAATGGGAGCTGTGTTGTACGTGAGTTATTCCCTGGAGGACCTGCTGCATGTAGTGGTGAGTTCCAGGTCGGTGACAAAATCGTGGCAGTAGCGCAGGGCGACGAGCCAGCCGTCGATGTTTCGGGAATGCTTCTGACGCGCATTACAAAGCTGCTTCGAGGCAAAAAGGGGACAACGGTTCGCGTTACATTACAGCCTACAGGGGACATCAGTGCACGCAAAGTCGTAACCCTTGTTCGCGCAGAAGTCGAGCTCGATGAGAGTCGGGCAAGTGCGAAATTTTTCAATACCGAAAAGGGACACAAGGTGGGCGTTATTGCGCTCCCCGCGTTTTATGGCAACAGTTCGGGTGACGATAACCAACAGTCCAACAGCGCAACCGATTTAGTCGCGTTAATCAATAAACTGAAAGCAAAAGAGGTTCAGGGCATTGTACTAGATCTACGCGAAAATGGGGGAGGATTTCTCGAACAATCGATTTTAGTCGGCGGAATTTTTGCTCAGGGACCGATCGTGCAAGTCCGAGGGCAATACGGCAATATCGAGCGTTTTTCAACGCAAAAAACTGCGGGATTGGGATGGGATGGGCCGATGGTAGTCCTCGTCTCCCGGATGAGTGCCTCAGCGGCGGAAATTTTAGCTGGAGCACTAAAAGATCTCAATCGAGCGTTAATTGTGGGCGATCAAAATACGCACGGGAAAGGGACTGTTCAGGTACTTTTGCCAATGGAACAGCTTTTCCCGAAGTTTAAATACAAAGAAGACCTCGGGGCTTCAGCAGTGACGACGCAAAAGTGGTATCTTCCGAGTGGCCAGTCGACACAAATTAAGGGCGTCGCATCTGATATCGTTTTCCCTTCGTTTGACGCACTTTTACCGATTGGCGAGGGGGATTTACCTCACGCGATCGCCTGGGACACCATTGATCGTGCCGAGTATACCCCAGGTAGTCAGTTGACGGAGACTACGACCGCGGCATTGCGCGAAAAAAGTCTACATCGGCAAGAGGATCTATCGGAGTTTCAGGTCCTCAAAGAACGGATTGCGATGCTCCAGAAGGTCGTCGATACCAAGGCTTATCCGGAAAGTCTCACTCAACGCCGCCAAGAGCGGAAGGAGAATGAATTAGCACAGCAGGTCGTCGATGCCCGAATTAAAGAATTGCTTAAAAGTAACCCTTCCTATGAAAAAATCTTGCTCGATGATGCCGCTGAGCGCGAAAAATCTGGGAAACCGAGAGTTGTAGCGAAGAAAAAATCCAAGCACAAGAAGAATGATTCGATTGATACTCACCTTCGTGAAAGCCTCCGAATCATGGATGATTTCCTTCAGTTAACCGAAACGGCGACTGCCGAAAATATATAA
- a CDS encoding MotA/TolQ/ExbB proton channel family protein yields the protein MGFLWLLAAIGTILTLERLLFFRRYNIDVTIFFEGIRNLLSSGKVAEAIDLCEQEGSPAANIIRTALMDRELPGSELKARIKASALLEIPRCERRILPILTIAKIAPLVGMISIVLSFYTAFKTLQISGLTYTNSDIFADTITSGMLLIITSLAISAFANIAYTFLYGKVQAIIYQLEWTYNECLQLVFVGKK from the coding sequence ATGGGATTTTTATGGCTCCTCGCCGCCATCGGAACTATTCTAACACTCGAACGACTCCTCTTCTTTCGACGTTACAACATCGACGTAACGATCTTTTTCGAAGGCATTCGGAATCTTCTTTCTTCGGGAAAAGTCGCTGAAGCCATCGATCTCTGCGAACAAGAAGGCTCTCCCGCAGCCAACATTATCCGCACCGCTCTCATGGATCGCGAACTCCCCGGCAGCGAACTCAAGGCCCGCATTAAGGCCTCTGCATTACTCGAAATTCCCCGCTGTGAACGACGTATTTTACCCATTCTGACCATCGCTAAGATTGCGCCTCTTGTCGGGATGATTAGCATTGTGTTGTCCTTTTACACCGCATTCAAAACACTACAAATATCGGGTTTAACCTACACGAACTCAGACATTTTTGCTGACACAATCACTAGCGGAATGCTGCTGATCATTACAAGTCTTGCCATTAGTGCGTTTGCTAACATCGCCTACACATTTCTCTACGGGAAGGTGCAAGCGATTATTTACCAGCTCGAGTGGACGTACAACGAGTGCCTTCAACTCGTATTTGTCGGGAAGAAATAA
- a CDS encoding biopolymer transporter ExbD, giving the protein MPLRNFQSQSNLEKPRATADTNAIIAVLLFIFGLSLLGSRFVGSPGITIQLPQTEHQSLQATTGVLNLGINNMVIFDGKRVKIDHLEPIVRRFLSRQPSKNVTILVLADAWAPLQSVVAVFDILKKSGCSQIQIACEAPEPLRI; this is encoded by the coding sequence ATGCCACTTCGCAATTTTCAGTCACAATCGAATCTCGAAAAGCCACGCGCCACCGCCGACACCAATGCAATTATCGCGGTTCTGCTCTTTATTTTTGGGCTCTCGCTTTTAGGTTCACGCTTTGTCGGTTCGCCCGGCATTACAATCCAATTGCCACAAACCGAACATCAAAGTCTACAGGCAACCACTGGTGTGCTCAATCTCGGCATCAACAACATGGTTATTTTTGATGGGAAACGAGTCAAAATTGATCATCTCGAACCCATTGTTCGCCGCTTCCTCAGTCGCCAACCGTCAAAAAATGTTACCATCCTTGTTTTAGCCGACGCATGGGCGCCATTACAATCCGTTGTGGCGGTTTTCGATATTCTGAAAAAATCTGGTTGTTCGCAAATTCAAATTGCCTGCGAAGCCCCAGAACCGCTCAGAATTTAA
- a CDS encoding ribonucleoside triphosphate reductase, translated as MISQTLSQKVKFDTTIEPEDVLRLQVYQMLLEIGTTTEEFGSEVAEQLTGAVFVQLGAAHADTLSELENTIETVLLQSPYHKSAKHAILVRDRRNRTADLVKEAEIDKVDQYLSKLDWEVRENSNMRYSLQGLNQYLAGSISKTYWLNKVYPQAVREAYESGDFHLHDLSQLSVYCVGWDLADLLKEGFGGVHGKLESKPAKHFRTALGQVVNFFYTLQGEAAGAQAFSNFDTLLAPFIRFDGLTEEQVEQALQEFVFNINVPTRVGFQTPFTNVTLDLFCPAHLKDEPVIIGGKLQEQKYGEFQKEIDLFDRAFFKVLAQGDAKGRVMTFPIPTISVTRDFDWDSENLKGLWEITGKYGIPYFSNFVNSDMNPEDVRSMCCRLRIDNTELRRKGGGLFGANPLTGSVGIVTINLPRLGFLSATKEEFFDRLTKLMVLAKESLEIKRALLEKLTDAGLYPYTSFYLKSIKQRFGCYWSNHFSTIGIVGMNEACLNLLNRSIMTEEGRQFALEVLDYMRSKMVEFQQETGNYYNLEATPAEGASFSLALKDQKQFGGAVRSASESETPYYTNSIHVPVNYTNDLFQVLDHQDELQTKFTGGTVVHCFLGERIRDGEVVKNLVRKIAESYRLPYFSLTPTFSVCAEHGYLSGEQKKCPHCGSKTEVYSRVVGYLQPVQQWNDGKQTEFAMRKMLRFDGCPRCAAM; from the coding sequence ATGATTAGCCAAACATTGAGTCAAAAAGTGAAATTTGATACCACCATCGAGCCGGAGGACGTGTTGCGTTTGCAGGTCTATCAGATGTTGTTGGAGATTGGAACCACGACGGAGGAATTCGGTTCAGAAGTCGCCGAGCAGTTAACCGGTGCGGTTTTTGTTCAACTGGGTGCGGCACATGCCGATACTTTATCCGAGCTCGAAAATACTATCGAGACGGTTTTGTTACAGTCGCCGTATCATAAGAGTGCAAAGCATGCGATTTTAGTACGTGATCGCCGGAATCGAACCGCAGATCTTGTGAAAGAGGCAGAGATTGATAAAGTAGATCAGTATTTGTCTAAGCTCGATTGGGAGGTCCGTGAAAACAGCAACATGCGTTATTCGCTCCAAGGGCTCAATCAGTACCTTGCGGGATCGATCTCGAAAACGTACTGGCTTAATAAGGTGTATCCACAAGCGGTCCGTGAGGCGTACGAATCTGGCGATTTCCACCTTCATGATCTCTCGCAATTATCGGTTTATTGTGTTGGCTGGGATTTAGCGGATTTGCTCAAAGAGGGGTTTGGAGGTGTTCATGGCAAGCTTGAGTCGAAGCCCGCGAAGCATTTTAGAACGGCATTAGGACAGGTTGTCAACTTTTTCTACACCTTACAAGGTGAGGCCGCAGGAGCACAGGCATTTTCCAATTTTGATACCCTTTTGGCGCCTTTCATCCGTTTTGATGGTTTAACCGAAGAACAGGTCGAGCAAGCGCTTCAAGAGTTTGTTTTTAACATCAATGTACCGACGCGGGTCGGTTTCCAGACGCCATTTACAAATGTAACGCTCGATCTCTTTTGTCCGGCGCACCTCAAGGACGAACCGGTGATTATCGGTGGCAAACTGCAGGAACAGAAGTACGGTGAATTCCAGAAGGAAATTGATCTTTTTGATCGTGCGTTCTTCAAAGTTCTAGCGCAGGGCGATGCGAAGGGTCGTGTGATGACCTTCCCGATTCCGACGATTAGCGTTACCCGAGATTTCGATTGGGATAGTGAGAATCTCAAGGGACTTTGGGAAATTACTGGCAAGTACGGGATCCCGTATTTTTCGAATTTCGTCAATTCGGATATGAATCCGGAAGATGTACGTTCGATGTGCTGTCGTTTGCGGATCGATAATACAGAGTTACGGCGTAAAGGTGGAGGATTATTCGGTGCGAATCCGTTGACAGGAAGTGTCGGCATTGTGACGATCAATCTACCGCGTCTTGGATTTTTATCGGCGACGAAAGAGGAGTTTTTCGATCGTCTGACGAAGTTAATGGTGTTGGCGAAAGAGAGTTTAGAAATTAAGCGCGCACTTTTGGAAAAACTCACGGATGCAGGGCTCTATCCGTACACATCTTTTTACTTAAAGAGTATCAAACAGCGTTTTGGGTGCTATTGGAGTAACCACTTCTCGACGATCGGGATTGTTGGAATGAATGAAGCATGTTTAAATCTGTTGAATAGGAGTATTATGACCGAAGAAGGGCGGCAATTCGCGCTTGAAGTCCTCGATTATATGCGGTCGAAGATGGTTGAATTCCAACAAGAGACGGGCAATTACTACAATCTTGAGGCGACACCGGCAGAAGGGGCATCATTTAGCTTGGCGCTTAAGGATCAGAAGCAGTTCGGGGGTGCGGTACGCAGCGCGAGTGAGAGCGAAACTCCGTATTACACGAATTCTATTCATGTCCCGGTCAACTATACGAATGATCTCTTTCAGGTCTTGGATCATCAGGACGAGTTACAGACAAAGTTTACCGGCGGAACGGTTGTACACTGTTTCCTTGGTGAACGCATTCGTGATGGTGAAGTTGTTAAGAACCTCGTTCGAAAGATCGCGGAATCCTATAGGTTACCTTACTTCTCGTTGACACCGACGTTTTCGGTGTGTGCAGAGCATGGGTATCTTTCAGGGGAGCAAAAGAAGTGTCCTCATTGTGGTAGTAAAACCGAGGTTTATTCCCGTGTTGTGGGCTATCTTCAACCGGTACAACAGTGGAATGACGGTAAGCAGACCGAGTTTGCGATGCGCAAAATGCTCAGGTTCGATGGTTGCCCGCGGTGTGCCGCGATGTAG
- a CDS encoding sigma-54 dependent transcriptional regulator, translating to MTAYPLLIVDDEKNTREVLKRLLSSDYTVSLASGVEEALEILQKQTFSVIITDLRLGGNTSGFTIIQAAAKKNIPCIMMTAFGDVDTAVTAMRCGAFDFVTKPLNFQKLKITLKQAVEQAPLSKTEFKLESSTKSETLPPSLTVIAAPNSPFYQVLENAKKIANNRANVLIYGETGTGKEVLAQTIHQSSSRAQGPLITVHCAALPPLLLESELFGHEKGAFTGATEARIGKFEAANHGTLFLDEIGEIDANIQVKLLRFLETKSLERIGSNKTRDIDVRIIAATNKNLAHMVREGTFREDLYYRLDVLELKSPPLRERPEDIPLLFTHYIHYFCRENQLADLTIEDRVFYFLKKYSWPGNVRELKNVCESIVALMPEGQQHITPDELGEKFR from the coding sequence ATGACGGCCTATCCGTTACTGATTGTCGACGATGAAAAAAATACCCGTGAGGTTCTAAAACGCCTCTTAAGTTCGGACTACACCGTTTCACTCGCATCAGGTGTCGAAGAAGCGCTCGAGATTTTACAAAAACAAACCTTTTCCGTCATCATCACCGACCTCCGTCTCGGGGGCAATACCTCCGGTTTCACTATTATTCAAGCGGCTGCGAAAAAAAATATTCCCTGCATTATGATGACTGCCTTTGGGGATGTCGACACTGCCGTCACGGCAATGCGCTGTGGCGCATTTGACTTTGTCACCAAACCCCTAAACTTCCAAAAGCTCAAAATTACCCTCAAACAAGCGGTTGAACAAGCTCCTCTCTCAAAAACGGAATTTAAACTAGAATCTTCGACAAAAAGTGAAACGCTTCCTCCATCCTTAACGGTCATTGCAGCACCGAATTCACCTTTCTACCAGGTCCTTGAAAATGCCAAAAAGATCGCGAACAACCGCGCTAACGTCCTCATTTACGGCGAAACGGGCACGGGTAAAGAAGTCTTAGCCCAAACGATCCACCAATCCAGTTCACGCGCTCAAGGCCCCCTAATTACTGTCCACTGTGCTGCACTGCCCCCCCTACTCCTCGAAAGCGAATTATTCGGTCATGAAAAAGGTGCTTTTACAGGCGCTACGGAAGCGCGTATCGGGAAATTCGAAGCCGCGAATCACGGTACACTTTTTTTAGACGAAATCGGCGAAATTGATGCCAACATTCAGGTCAAACTCCTTCGCTTTCTCGAGACCAAATCACTCGAACGAATCGGCAGCAATAAAACACGTGACATTGACGTTCGAATTATCGCCGCGACCAATAAAAATCTTGCCCACATGGTCCGGGAAGGGACCTTCCGCGAAGATCTCTACTACCGCCTCGACGTCCTGGAGCTCAAATCGCCTCCCCTACGCGAACGTCCGGAGGATATTCCGCTGCTCTTCACGCACTACATCCACTATTTTTGTCGAGAAAACCAATTAGCCGACCTCACCATCGAAGATCGCGTCTTTTATTTTCTCAAAAAATATAGCTGGCCCGGAAACGTTCGCGAACTCAAAAATGTCTGCGAAAGCATTGTTGCCCTCATGCCCGAAGGCCAACAACACATTACACCGGATGAACTCGGTGAGAAATTCCGCTAA